The stretch of DNA ataaaaaatttatggatATTTTACttcgaatattttttttgtttaatctAATATTATTCTTTACATGTGTTTAAATTTTACAATATACAATTATCCCAATCTCCAACAaggatttttttaatattttataaaaaatataatattagaataatttatttattaaacatACAGtctaaaaaaattcaatatttgacttttattttcaaatacttTCTCACTCATTCACaaacaataaatttaataacttcGATTTATTTGATTAGTAGTATGATTTGCATGTTATCGAGTAAGTGGAAGAATTTATCTAATAAACACTGACACTAAATTCAtcgtaaaataataataataataataatatcttaTCTACGAAAATTAAACATAATGTTTGATAACTCACACGTGGTCTTACAAGTCCTGGGACATGAAGGCGGAGGAAAGTACAGCAAACCGAAATCTTTTGGGACCATTCTTCACATTATTGGACCTGTGATCTCCACGTTGCTTATTACTGTCGGGCCGTTTGGATATTTATACTTATTATTTTATCACAGTTTGACTCCTTGATGAACAAGAAAAGTTGAAATGACTTATTTAAAATCCAGCAATCAGGTCGTGGAAGAAAACAAAAGGGATCAAGGAAAGTAAAGAATGGAGGGAGGCTTCATTGTAGGATATTTTAGAGTAATTTCCAGTGCTGTGTTGATCCTAATTCTGTGCATCATCGGTATTGTTTACTATATCTGGTGGAAGCCCAAGAAGCTGGAGAAGTATTTGAGGCGCGCAGGAATTGAAGGCAGCTCCTACAAGCTTATGTATGGAGACATGGTGGAAATTAAGAAGCTCGCAGCAGAAGCATGGTCCAAACCCATGCCCTTGAACCATTCTATCGCGCCACGGGTCAATCCTTTCTGGTATCAAATGGTGCAGAAGTATGGTAAGTTCAAAGGGACATGGGGAAATTCGATGCTGCATATGTGCTCAGTGTAGATGCAATCTGGCAGTTGGATATGCAATGAGGGCAACCACTGGAGCATCGAAATTTATGGTGAATGATTGTGTGGGAGATATAGAAGTATAAAATTTAGTGatagtttaatttttttggtgAATGAAACAGGTAAGATTTCATTGAGCTGGCACGAGAGGAGTCCACAGCTGCTTGTAGCGGATCCAGGGCTGGTGAAATCCATATTCACTGAAAGAGATGGTCACTTTCGAAAGCCTCCGTTGAACCCTTTGGTCGATCTTTTGACGCTGGGACTTTCCACATTGGAGGGAGATCGATGGGCTAAGAGAAGAAAACTAATCACCCCCGCATTCCATCTCGAAAAAATACAGGTAATGAATGTTTGTTTCTTGAGTTATGTGTAAGTTTGAAGTTGAGTGTAAGATTTTGTTTCACTGTCCTGACAGGGGATGGTGCCGGCATTTTTGACAAGCTGCTGTAACTTGGTCGAACGATGGATCAAAGTATCGGTTGATTCGGAGGGGAAATTCGAACTCGACATCGCGCCAGAAATGCAGAATCTTTCATCGGATGTCATTGCTCGAGCAGCTTTTGGGAGCAGTTTTGAGGAAGCGAAGACCATATTTGAACTACAAAAGGAACAAGCTGCACTGGTTCTTGAAGCGTTTCTATCACTGTACTTCCCAGGTTTAAGGTATAATCTGATTATCTCTCTGTCAACTAGCTAGAGGACGACCTTAAAATGTGCGAGAAATTCAAGTGAAATCTACTGTCTTAACAGAAATTTCCGTTGATTCTTCAGTCTGAAGCTCTAGCTTGGAGCAAGAAATGAGGAAAAAAATAACTCGAGAATACTAGAATATGACCCTGTTATCAATTGATGCAGATTCCTGCCTACGAAGAAGAATCGGAGAAGATACGAGATTGACAGAAAGATCAAAACAACGTTGAAGGAAATGATACTTAGCAAAGAAACAAAAGCGAAAAACGGAAATCCGGATGAtgatttgttgagtttgctgaTACAATATCAAAAGCAAAGCGATAACGAAATCACAATTGATGATATAATGGAAGAATGCAAGCTGTTCTACTTTGCAGGCCAAGAGACTACAGCTACCTGGCTTACTTGGACTATGATTGTATTGTGCATGCATCCAAACTGGCAAGAAAAAGCTAGAGAAGAAGTAATTCAAGTCTTTGGAAATAGAACACCTGATGTCAAAGCTTTAAATCAACTCAAAATCGTGAgtataaaatatggtattttatatTTATCAGATATGGATTCATGTTTATCCAATaagaataaaatttatatcaaatataTATCGAACAAATTAAGAAGAAACAGATAACTCTACGACAGAACAATTGAAGAATATATAAGCTTTTGCAAAAGGGTTGGAGTTTGATTTGGCAAATGCCTGATTTGTGTAATATGGAAAACTCTGTTTTCCAGGTTTCAATGATTCTGCAAGAAGTCCTAAGATTGTATACGCCTGTGCCCACCCAGTCTCGATATACACTTAAAAAAACACGACTAGGAGATATGGAAATCCCAGCTGGTGTGAAACTCATCTTGCCACTTATGCTGCTTCATCATGACCCCGAGTACTGGGGTGAAGATGTCCACGAATTCAAACCGGAGAGATTTTCAGGAGGAGTTTCGAAGGCAGCAAAAGATGAGCAGGTTGCATTTTTCCCATTTGGGTGGGGGCCAAGATTCTGTTTAGGCCAAAACTTCGCGATGGTGGAGGCGAAGCTCGCTTTGAGTATGATTTTGCAGAATTTTTTGTTTGAGTTATCGCCTTCATACACTCATGCTCCACACACCGTTATAACCCTTCAACCTCAGTATGGAGCTCCTCTTATTTTGCATCGGATATAATGTCATGTTTTCATCAAGAAAATACATGAAAAGTGGTTGTCCGTGTGTTGTTCTATAATGTGGTGTTTCCAGTTTCTGTCACATGTTTTCATGCTGTGATTTTCAGAAGATGAATATAAAGTATTCTAATCCAACATTTGTCAGTCTATTTTAGTGAAATCATTCACAAAAAGCTCTCTAAAACATTATACATGCACACAAACAATCCCAAGCATCACTCATTTGTTGATGATCGTCTGACTCGAGTCAAGCACAATCTAATAATAGAATAGTTGGTTATAATAATCTtggggtttttttttaattatagatAAGTAGGTTATAATGATCTTAAATATCGTGTACTTTGACTGTGGAGTGTTTTTAGACACCCcaaaagttttttttattttttaacagtAGTGTGGCATCATATTCTCTCTAAATCATCTGGAATACTACACAAGTGAGATTCGAAGCAAGACTCTTGGAGATTTACTAGGGTTCGTAAACGAATTGAGTTGGTTCAGCTCCTGCAGTTGGAGGTAGGCAGGGATGACAATTGGAATAGAGAGGGCCCCGGAAGTCTCATCGCGTCAGATAAAGATGTTCAATTCCGAAAAATCTTGTATAGGTCAGATAGAAATCGAGCAGTTGACATTCACTAGGTTTCTCGCAGGAGGTAAGACGATGGCCAGAAGTTGTAGCTGCTGCTTGGATACGGGATCACAGACGGTATCTCCCCATAGCTAGAGCGCTTACGAAAAGGAAGGACATTCAGatcgataaatatttgatttatcgAATCCGATCATGCTCGAACTTTTTTcgagttaaaattattttattcgataTTTCGCGAGTCGCTCGCgaaacttaatattttattaatatattattattattattattattattattttatatatatatatatatatatatatatatatatatatatatatatatatatatatatttcgagCTCTTCGGATGTGTCGGGCTTTCGAATCTTCATTATCGAATCTTACAATTCGAATAATAATTTGTATAGCTTGCGAATAAGTTCAAAGATTTCGAATCAAACTCGAgccaataaattaaaaattttgagcTTCTAATCGAACTCGAATACACATAATTCGAGTCTTAAATTTTACTAATATTCAGATCAATACGAACATCTCTAGTCTCACCACAAAGCCAAATTATCCTTGCTGACTTAAAAAAGTGTTAAATTTTAACCCTTCTTAATATAAAATCTTGATTGTCCAATTGTCTTATATCTTGATTCatggaaaatatatatttaatttaacaaaaataaattaaattaatttagaatttaattatttagttactaaatcaagttagtacacaatatttaatatatacttGAAACcaacattataaattcaaaacatatttaataaACATATAGATGttcaaaaaatattatgattctaCCTAATATAGTATTACTATCCCTTTGAATATATGATTGTActactgaaaaataatatttttaatttaataattaaaatatattgtggtataaattgatgtaaaatatttaaaattttgaactaTGTCAATATTTGTACAATTCATTCAACTTATGGCATTTTTGCAATTTTACAAAACTTTAATGATTATCAATTTTAAGATAATATGATTATATGAAGactatttattatatatatttcttaGTTTGAGGATTATTTTTATCTGAAcaaaattgatttatcttattatgtatttattatAGGACATTAGGTTATAATATttgttgtt from Primulina eburnea isolate SZY01 chromosome 6, ASM2296580v1, whole genome shotgun sequence encodes:
- the LOC140834347 gene encoding cytochrome P450 CYP72A616-like; the encoded protein is MEGGFIVGYFRVISSAVLILILCIIGIVYYIWWKPKKLEKYLRRAGIEGSSYKLMYGDMVEIKKLAAEAWSKPMPLNHSIAPRVNPFWYQMVQKYGKISLSWHERSPQLLVADPGLVKSIFTERDGHFRKPPLNPLVDLLTLGLSTLEGDRWAKRRKLITPAFHLEKIQGMVPAFLTSCCNLVERWIKVSVDSEGKFELDIAPEMQNLSSDVIARAAFGSSFEEAKTIFELQKEQAALVLEAFLSLYFPGLRFLPTKKNRRRYEIDRKIKTTLKEMILSKETKAKNGNPDDDLLSLLIQYQKQSDNEITIDDIMEECKLFYFAGQETTATWLTWTMIVLCMHPNWQEKAREEVIQVFGNRTPDVKALNQLKIVSMILQEVLRLYTPVPTQSRYTLKKTRLGDMEIPAGVKLILPLMLLHHDPEYWGEDVHEFKPERFSGGVSKAAKDEQVAFFPFGWGPRFCLGQNFAMVEAKLALSMILQNFLFELSPSYTHAPHTVITLQPQYGAPLILHRI